From one Basilea psittacipulmonis DSM 24701 genomic stretch:
- a CDS encoding ABC transporter permease, with protein MVTKLPLNTLNVILLVILTTLSMTIGVADFSWANIFTQSHDLQLLLVSRIPRTLAIILTGASLSVAGMVLQIVLRNRFIEPSMTGATQSATLGILAASLLLPASSLLLKMSIATIAALMGIVLFMGLLSRLPPTQKLLVPLIGIIYGSILEALGTFIAYETDTLQLISVWFTGDFSSVLAGRYELLWLSAILVVVIYFLADRLTIAGMGKEISTGLGVSHEKMLWISLIAVALISAVVVVSVGAIPFVGLVVPNIVSRIAGDRLRKSLPSVILMGANLLLICDIVGRVINIPYEIPVSTIFGVIGTGVFLYLLMRRKYAG; from the coding sequence ATGGTGACCAAACTGCCCCTCAATACACTGAATGTCATACTACTTGTCATACTGACCACCCTCAGTATGACCATTGGTGTGGCAGACTTTTCTTGGGCGAATATTTTCACGCAATCACATGATTTACAATTATTGCTCGTAAGTCGTATCCCTCGAACATTAGCGATTATTCTCACAGGAGCTAGTCTTTCTGTCGCAGGTATGGTGTTGCAGATTGTTTTACGCAATCGTTTTATCGAACCATCGATGACAGGGGCAACACAAAGTGCTACTTTGGGTATTTTGGCTGCCAGTCTATTATTACCTGCTTCCAGTTTACTGCTAAAAATGAGCATTGCCACAATAGCCGCACTGATGGGTATTGTACTGTTTATGGGCTTGCTCAGTCGTCTACCACCCACACAAAAATTATTAGTCCCCCTAATAGGTATCATTTACGGCAGTATCTTGGAAGCATTAGGCACTTTTATTGCCTATGAAACCGATACATTACAGTTAATCAGCGTTTGGTTTACAGGTGATTTTTCTAGCGTATTGGCAGGACGTTACGAGCTACTTTGGTTAAGTGCTATTTTGGTCGTTGTCATCTACTTCCTAGCAGACCGACTAACCATTGCAGGCATGGGAAAAGAAATTAGTACAGGACTAGGTGTCAGTCATGAAAAAATGCTTTGGATCAGCCTGATTGCCGTTGCCTTAATTTCTGCTGTAGTAGTAGTCAGTGTGGGGGCTATTCCTTTTGTTGGACTGGTCGTACCAAACATTGTTTCACGTATCGCAGGTGATCGATTGAGAAAAAGCCTACCTTCAGTCATCTTAATGGGTGCAAACTTACTGCTAATTTGCGATATTGTTGGTCGAGTGATTAATATCCCCTATGAGATCCCCGTCTCAACAATTTTTGGCGTGATCGGTACGGGTGTATTCCTATATTTATTGATGAGAAGAAAATATGCTGGATAA
- a CDS encoding IS1634 family transposase yields the protein MAYLNQLATLPDKNITYLKYKDTYYVIYNYAYKRNANGNPQSKKITIGKLVDKKSRLFQPNENYLKVYDKPQFIKEEVDCSKIPLSAVKYTRPEGLLQLVQTIAKELELDVMLRKVFGSDHHYLMSLATYMLCCGNVMKGYERWANKHYLPTSLCMNDKRISDIFSQVITQEKRHQFLDLWSQKASSENFLAYDSTSISTSSSIIEAKLGFNKENDKTKQINLGILYGYDSRLPFNYSWYQGNIVDKSYLKFMLSLTKNLKDKKITFVMDQGYFSSDNLKTIDELGNKFITFLPRNTNLSRQSIDEISELKLGYTDLVPGFKTVKCRTISSELTGMKCNLHVFLDPDKQIELQSDFEEYLQYEEKALQDKIKEKVVTKKTCKYFKIHQEGKTEYSYERDIEKISYEYNRLGYFVLITNNLDLTSGEVLEAYRGKDLIEKAFCDIKTNLDSRRLRTQRSETTNGKIFVMFIALILLSALRNRIRHTEIEYKYSLTNIIEELDDIKLFVTDDEKVLHPLTTDQVKILNELNLDIKV from the coding sequence ATGGCATATTTAAATCAACTAGCAACGCTTCCTGATAAAAACATCACGTATCTAAAATACAAAGATACTTATTATGTGATTTATAACTATGCGTATAAAAGAAATGCCAACGGCAATCCTCAATCAAAGAAAATCACCATTGGCAAGTTAGTTGATAAAAAATCTAGACTATTCCAACCTAATGAAAATTATTTAAAAGTTTACGATAAACCACAGTTCATAAAAGAAGAAGTTGATTGTTCAAAGATTCCATTATCTGCTGTTAAATACACGCGTCCTGAAGGATTGTTGCAGCTCGTTCAAACAATAGCAAAAGAACTAGAATTAGATGTTATGTTAAGAAAGGTTTTTGGTAGCGATCATCACTATTTAATGTCGTTAGCCACCTACATGCTCTGTTGTGGCAATGTGATGAAGGGATATGAAAGATGGGCTAACAAACACTATTTGCCGACTTCTTTATGTATGAATGACAAAAGGATTAGTGATATTTTTTCTCAAGTGATAACTCAAGAAAAAAGACATCAGTTTCTGGATCTATGGAGTCAAAAAGCAAGTTCAGAAAACTTTCTAGCCTATGATTCAACCTCGATTTCAACGAGTTCAAGCATCATTGAAGCAAAACTTGGATTCAACAAAGAAAATGACAAAACAAAGCAGATAAACCTTGGCATCCTATATGGTTACGATTCACGCTTACCTTTCAATTACTCTTGGTATCAGGGAAACATTGTTGATAAATCGTACCTAAAATTCATGTTAAGTTTAACTAAGAATCTAAAAGATAAAAAAATTACCTTCGTCATGGATCAAGGCTATTTCTCAAGTGATAACTTAAAAACAATCGATGAATTAGGGAATAAATTTATAACTTTTTTACCCAGAAACACAAACTTATCAAGACAATCTATCGATGAGATTTCAGAGCTAAAGCTGGGCTACACTGATTTAGTTCCTGGATTTAAAACGGTAAAATGTCGAACAATTTCTTCTGAGTTAACAGGAATGAAATGCAATCTGCATGTATTCTTAGATCCTGATAAACAAATTGAGCTACAGTCTGATTTTGAAGAATACTTGCAGTATGAAGAAAAGGCACTACAAGACAAAATAAAGGAAAAAGTGGTGACAAAGAAAACTTGTAAGTATTTCAAAATTCATCAAGAGGGTAAAACGGAGTATTCATATGAAAGAGATATTGAAAAAATTTCTTATGAATATAATAGACTAGGATATTTTGTTTTAATTACCAACAATTTAGATTTAACGTCAGGAGAAGTGTTAGAGGCATATAGAGGTAAAGATCTCATCGAAAAAGCTTTTTGCGACATCAAAACAAACTTAGATTCAAGAAGATTAAGAACTCAACGTTCAGAAACAACAAACGGAAAAATCTTCGTCATGTTCATTGCGTTAATTCTATTAAGTGCATTAAGAAATAGAATTAGACATACAGAAATCGAATATAAGTATAGCCTCACCAATATAATTGAAGAGCTTGACGATATTAAGTTATTTGTTACTGATGATGAAAAAGTATTACACCCTCTAACAACCGATCAAGTCAAAATCTTAAATGAATTAAACCTAGACATTAAAGTATAA
- a CDS encoding iron ABC transporter ATP-binding protein — protein sequence MITTHQVNFDIAQERILKDINLDIPEKGIVAIIGPNGAGKSTLFSLIARLQGLEVGDILIDGTSIKVQKSAQIAKQLAILTQQNDLNHRITVQDLLMFGRYPHHQGRPTTQDTHVVNEMLATFELTALKDRLLSTLSGGQKQRALIAMVFCQDTHYVLLDEPLNNLDMYHARELMRTLKKLSDEKGLNTIMVVHDINIAAAWADHIIAMKDGSIAIQGNPKDVITKENLKHIFSMDTEILLYQDKPLVITHL from the coding sequence ATGATTACCACTCATCAAGTTAATTTTGATATTGCACAAGAACGTATTTTGAAGGATATTAATTTGGACATTCCCGAAAAAGGTATTGTGGCAATTATCGGTCCAAATGGCGCAGGAAAATCCACTTTGTTCTCACTCATTGCTCGTTTACAAGGGCTAGAAGTGGGGGATATTTTGATTGATGGGACATCGATTAAAGTCCAAAAATCAGCTCAAATTGCCAAACAACTGGCGATTTTGACCCAGCAGAATGACCTCAACCACCGTATTACCGTCCAAGATTTACTCATGTTTGGGCGATACCCTCATCATCAAGGACGACCTACCACTCAAGATACGCACGTAGTCAATGAAATGTTAGCTACCTTTGAACTAACGGCGTTGAAAGACCGTTTACTCAGTACCTTATCTGGCGGCCAAAAACAACGTGCTTTGATTGCCATGGTCTTTTGCCAAGATACGCATTATGTTTTGCTAGACGAACCTCTGAACAATCTGGATATGTACCATGCTCGTGAATTGATGCGTACTTTGAAAAAGTTAAGTGACGAAAAAGGACTGAACACGATTATGGTGGTACATGATATCAATATTGCCGCTGCATGGGCAGACCATATCATTGCCATGAAAGACGGATCTATCGCCATTCAAGGAAATCCAAAAGACGTCATTACCAAAGAGAATCTCAAACACATCTTCTCCATGGATACGGAAATCCTACTGTATCAAGACAAACCGTTGGTTATTACACATTTGTGA
- a CDS encoding iron chelate uptake ABC transporter family permease subunit, which translates to MLDKKTLIYSFILPLMILLAACCFYLFYGIKGNWSFIVGLRANKLALLLLVAYMIGMSTLLFQTLTNNNILTPSILGFDVLYVLMQTILVFLLGNSFVLLNIYWKFSVEALIMVGASIVLFRTLNRYSQHDLTKMILIGVIMATFLRSINSLLQRLIDPTVFAIAQTRTFASFTSTKPELLTIGGIIALLSFIWIWQQRHRLDVLMLGKNLAITLGIEYRQFSIQILTCMAILVSVATALVGPISFFGLLVCTLVNILTPSMQHSVRIPFTFLISALILVLGQLLFEQALGMKGVLGVVIEFIGGLTFLALVLKKRTL; encoded by the coding sequence ATGCTGGATAAAAAGACCCTCATCTATTCATTCATCTTACCTTTGATGATTTTATTAGCTGCCTGTTGTTTTTACTTATTTTACGGGATCAAGGGAAACTGGTCTTTTATTGTAGGACTACGTGCAAACAAACTGGCTTTATTGCTGCTTGTCGCCTATATGATTGGCATGTCCACCCTCTTATTCCAAACACTCACTAACAATAATATCCTAACACCTAGCATTCTGGGCTTTGATGTTCTCTATGTACTGATGCAGACTATTCTTGTCTTTTTACTCGGTAATAGTTTTGTTTTACTAAATATTTATTGGAAATTCAGCGTGGAGGCCCTTATTATGGTGGGTGCTTCGATTGTTTTATTCCGAACGCTTAATCGATACAGTCAACACGATCTCACCAAAATGATTCTTATTGGTGTGATTATGGCCACTTTTTTACGCAGTATCAATAGTCTATTACAACGTTTAATCGACCCCACTGTTTTTGCCATTGCACAAACTCGAACATTTGCAAGTTTTACTTCAACCAAACCAGAATTACTGACGATCGGCGGGATCATCGCTCTATTAAGTTTTATCTGGATATGGCAACAAAGACATCGTCTTGATGTGCTAATGTTAGGCAAAAATCTTGCGATTACATTGGGTATTGAGTATCGTCAATTTAGTATCCAGATCCTAACTTGTATGGCTATTTTGGTTTCTGTGGCAACGGCTTTGGTAGGACCTATCAGCTTCTTTGGTCTATTAGTCTGCACTTTAGTCAATATCCTCACACCTAGCATGCAACATTCCGTTCGTATTCCTTTTACTTTTCTAATCTCCGCCTTAATCCTCGTTCTTGGACAGTTGTTATTTGAACAAGCATTAGGCATGAAAGGCGTGCTGGGCGTTGTGATTGAGTTTATCGGTGGATTGACCTTCCTTGCTTTGGTTTTGAAAAAGAGAACATTATGA
- a CDS encoding autotransporter family protein, with protein sequence MFHRKRMLCMTILGLYALFPRVGFATFSTNGFYVSSGDPNGKSVCGIADSESAGAKLLGNSAGLCVQTNGGRRLRWLNAVVGLITAEGTYNNTFQGLAAQNGGSIVLEGDASETLTHRRWVDRKTESYQRTYDNTGFRIYSGIPNSDGSVKYAVYADGVLSSDASKRAMVLINAKGYTPQIYLGESSDVGVYAGNQGYVPMNGVIMTSYDTSATALQAETKGNITITGLVRFAGKTSVDSAGTDEENLGTINLNTQPSSYSADPVNNSVLIFTGDSSLTNLNAYQTAIYLSTPYDVATTNYRSPTGSVSTNTTTNNVYYTATGDTSGFTGNTLTIYGNYASTTSTVDAIDLASLYTSLQATGINISKSYFQLNNSGKSIVSYPLTVDSSKYTTALANTTLYFQTVLGDDNSATDKLVVKGNTSGNTNIQVTNVGGEGAITTKGINIIEVDGNSDGVFTLTSRVVAGAYEYWLQKADENADSYFGYTEDDYGNWYLVNTTSASRGGTSSGTPIDRPETGSYLSAHYLSNSLFVTRLWDRTGYSRRSYMKKDRYGMLNREMKFNQYANDLASYQCRYRFETVDDKGYPTDPGIAVTIYQKRENEYQRMAQLANCLDQNYARHFDTRRGLWAHYTRNEGSFKNRSDQVKTNTYSYALHAGGDVLSFTTNDKNNIDVGVMAAFGEASSSSYSDITGYRSRLRTKGWALGLYGTYYSDWLEKRGTYIDTWLMFNRYRNRVYGEGLATQQYDAQGITASVEVGHNFLLDQKDYRDNQHTLQSGDMVRRDWFLQPQAQLVYLGVGSKELTEASGTKVKADHHNWLARLSVRTSLRYYEQYYQNEQKNSSYHYRVTEPYIEAGILHYIRDFAVDMGDTQVSSDTLRTIGELKAGIKREWSDRSYLWTDVAVQFGKNSYRNYQWMLGVSYKFH encoded by the coding sequence ATGTTTCATCGGAAACGTATGCTGTGTATGACAATCTTGGGATTGTATGCCTTGTTTCCAAGGGTTGGTTTTGCTACTTTTAGCACTAATGGCTTTTATGTTTCTTCGGGAGATCCAAATGGTAAGTCTGTATGTGGTATTGCTGATAGTGAAAGTGCTGGAGCAAAATTGCTTGGTAACTCAGCAGGGTTGTGTGTTCAGACTAATGGGGGTCGTAGACTCAGATGGCTTAACGCTGTAGTTGGGCTAATTACAGCAGAGGGTACTTACAATAATACATTCCAAGGTTTAGCAGCCCAAAACGGCGGTTCTATCGTGTTAGAGGGCGATGCTTCAGAAACCTTAACCCATCGCCGTTGGGTTGATAGAAAGACTGAGTCATATCAGCGGACGTATGATAATACAGGCTTTAGAATTTATTCTGGTATTCCGAATAGTGATGGATCAGTAAAGTATGCGGTTTATGCTGATGGTGTATTATCGTCAGATGCTAGTAAGCGGGCAATGGTACTTATTAATGCTAAGGGATACACTCCTCAGATTTATCTTGGGGAATCATCTGATGTAGGGGTTTATGCTGGAAATCAAGGCTATGTTCCGATGAATGGCGTTATTATGACCTCATATGATACTTCTGCGACGGCATTACAAGCAGAAACAAAAGGCAATATCACCATAACAGGTTTGGTACGTTTTGCAGGAAAAACTTCTGTTGATTCTGCAGGAACCGATGAAGAGAATTTAGGGACTATTAATTTAAATACTCAGCCCTCGAGTTATAGTGCCGACCCAGTGAATAATTCAGTTTTGATATTTACAGGAGATTCTAGTTTAACCAACCTGAACGCTTATCAGACAGCGATTTATCTTTCTACGCCTTATGATGTAGCCACAACAAATTACCGCTCTCCTACAGGATCTGTTAGTACCAACACAACAACAAATAATGTATATTACACAGCAACGGGTGATACCTCTGGCTTTACAGGCAACACACTGACCATATATGGCAACTACGCAAGTACAACTAGTACGGTCGATGCAATTGATTTAGCTTCTCTCTATACTTCATTACAAGCAACGGGTATTAATATTTCTAAAAGTTATTTTCAGCTTAATAATAGCGGTAAATCTATTGTGTCTTATCCTTTAACGGTAGACTCAAGTAAATATACAACAGCTTTGGCTAATACCACACTCTACTTCCAGACAGTTTTGGGAGATGACAATTCAGCCACTGATAAATTAGTGGTCAAAGGTAATACTTCAGGTAATACAAATATACAAGTCACGAATGTTGGAGGCGAAGGTGCTATCACCACAAAAGGGATTAATATTATTGAAGTAGATGGTAATTCTGACGGTGTATTCACATTAACGAGTCGAGTAGTTGCAGGAGCGTATGAATATTGGCTACAGAAAGCTGATGAAAATGCGGATAGCTATTTTGGTTATACGGAAGATGATTATGGTAACTGGTATTTGGTGAATACTACAAGTGCTTCTCGAGGAGGAACTTCAAGTGGTACTCCGATTGATCGTCCAGAAACAGGTAGCTATTTGTCAGCTCATTATTTATCAAATAGTTTGTTTGTGACACGATTATGGGATAGAACAGGCTATTCACGACGTTCCTATATGAAAAAAGATCGTTATGGTATGCTTAATCGCGAAATGAAATTTAATCAATACGCTAATGACTTAGCAAGTTATCAGTGTCGTTATCGCTTTGAAACAGTAGATGATAAAGGCTATCCTACCGATCCAGGTATAGCTGTGACAATTTATCAGAAAAGAGAAAATGAATATCAGCGTATGGCACAATTGGCAAATTGTTTAGATCAAAACTATGCACGACATTTTGATACGCGTCGAGGCTTATGGGCACATTACACACGTAATGAGGGCAGTTTTAAAAATCGTAGTGATCAAGTTAAAACAAATACTTATTCTTATGCACTTCATGCTGGTGGAGATGTATTGAGCTTTACCACCAATGACAAAAATAATATTGATGTAGGGGTTATGGCAGCTTTTGGTGAAGCTAGTTCTAGTTCTTATTCGGATATTACAGGATATCGCTCGCGTTTGCGTACCAAAGGATGGGCTTTAGGTCTTTATGGTACATATTATTCTGATTGGTTAGAAAAAAGAGGGACCTATATAGATACATGGCTAATGTTTAATCGTTATCGTAATAGAGTGTATGGTGAAGGATTGGCAACCCAGCAATACGATGCACAAGGCATAACAGCTTCTGTAGAAGTGGGGCATAATTTCTTATTAGATCAAAAAGATTATAGAGATAATCAGCACACGCTTCAATCTGGTGATATGGTTCGTCGTGATTGGTTCTTACAACCACAGGCACAGCTTGTATATTTAGGAGTAGGGTCAAAAGAGTTGACTGAAGCATCAGGTACAAAAGTTAAAGCTGATCATCACAATTGGCTAGCAAGATTAAGTGTTCGTACATCATTGCGTTATTATGAGCAATACTATCAAAATGAACAGAAAAACTCGAGCTACCATTATCGTGTCACTGAGCCTTATATCGAGGCAGGTATTTTGCATTATATTAGAGACTTTGCGGTTGATATGGGTGATACACAAGTATCTTCCGATACGTTGCGTACTATTGGTGAGTTAAAAGCGGGGATTAAGCGGGAGTGGAGTGACCGTTCGTATTTATGGACAGATGTAGCCGTTCAATTCGGTAAAAATAGTTATCGAAATTACCAATGGATGCTAGGTGTTTCTTATAAGTTTCATTAA
- a CDS encoding Fic family protein: MNDKLPINIHDLLSKKTIEDERIEFKTNWNPEAILHTLCAFANDFHNLGGGYVIIGVKEEHGMPVLPPVGLNANQIDHIRKELLQLEKSAIFPSFHVLTATYEIQGKLILVLWAVAGEMRPYRAKKSLSSKNTENWAYYIRQHSSSIEAKGEIEQELLSLANKIPFDDRLCLNAKLEDLEPHLIREFLTEIKSELASEAYQLSVEQLARRMNIVGGSSEALFPKNVGLLFFNSHPDRFFPYTQIDVVHFPEGTGANRIDEKIFKGPLARIAQEALQYIKNLYLQETIIKIPNQAKAKRFWNYPFEAIEEALINAVYHRSYEIREPIEVRINATSIEILSYPGPDRSIKLSDLQAGKAVSRRYRNRRIGEFLKDLDLTEGRSTGVPKIIRAMKNNGSPEATFETDEENSYFLIRLPIHSGADQGVNQEHEDYFGRIEYFLVALEKESLGVKQLMLNMNIGDRKYFRSRYLNPALEQGFVERTLPEKPTSRYQQYRLTQLGKEYLTRQLKKEK, from the coding sequence ATGAATGATAAATTACCTATCAATATTCACGACTTATTAAGCAAAAAAACGATTGAGGATGAGCGAATTGAGTTTAAAACCAATTGGAATCCAGAAGCGATTTTGCATACTCTTTGTGCTTTTGCTAATGACTTTCATAATCTTGGTGGTGGGTATGTCATCATTGGTGTTAAAGAAGAACATGGAATGCCAGTATTACCACCCGTTGGATTAAATGCCAACCAAATTGATCATATTCGCAAAGAATTATTACAACTTGAAAAGAGTGCTATCTTTCCTAGTTTTCATGTATTAACAGCAACTTATGAGATTCAAGGGAAATTGATATTGGTACTATGGGCAGTGGCAGGAGAAATGCGTCCTTATCGTGCCAAAAAATCTTTATCAAGTAAAAATACCGAAAATTGGGCGTATTACATTCGTCAGCACTCCAGTAGCATTGAAGCCAAAGGAGAAATAGAACAAGAACTTTTATCTTTAGCTAATAAAATCCCTTTTGATGACCGTCTATGTCTAAATGCAAAACTTGAAGATTTAGAACCACACTTGATTAGGGAGTTTTTAACTGAAATCAAAAGTGAATTAGCATCAGAAGCTTATCAACTTTCTGTGGAACAATTAGCGAGACGAATGAATATTGTAGGAGGTAGTAGTGAAGCATTATTTCCTAAAAATGTAGGATTGTTGTTCTTTAATAGTCATCCCGATCGATTTTTTCCTTATACACAAATTGATGTCGTGCATTTTCCAGAAGGTACAGGTGCCAACCGTATTGATGAAAAGATTTTTAAAGGTCCATTGGCTCGCATTGCCCAAGAAGCCTTGCAATACATCAAAAATCTTTATTTACAAGAAACCATTATTAAAATTCCCAATCAAGCCAAAGCCAAACGCTTTTGGAACTATCCTTTTGAAGCCATTGAAGAAGCATTGATAAATGCCGTATATCATCGTTCTTATGAAATTCGTGAACCCATTGAAGTGCGGATTAATGCGACTTCTATTGAAATCCTAAGTTATCCAGGACCTGATCGTTCCATAAAACTTTCCGACTTACAGGCTGGTAAAGCAGTGAGTAGACGCTATCGAAATCGTAGAATAGGAGAGTTTTTAAAAGATTTAGACCTAACCGAAGGACGCTCTACAGGAGTACCTAAAATTATTCGAGCCATGAAAAACAACGGATCACCAGAAGCAACTTTTGAAACGGATGAAGAAAACAGCTACTTTTTGATTCGCTTGCCTATTCATAGTGGTGCAGATCAAGGGGTTAACCAAGAGCATGAAGATTATTTTGGCAGAATAGAATATTTCCTTGTAGCATTGGAAAAAGAATCTTTAGGAGTAAAGCAATTAATGCTGAATATGAACATTGGTGACAGAAAATATTTTAGATCACGATATCTGAATCCAGCTTTAGAACAAGGGTTTGTTGAAAGAACCTTACCAGAAAAGCCCACTAGCCGATATCAACAATACCGATTAACACAGTTAGGAAAAGAATACTTAACGCGACAATTAAAAAAAGAAAAATGA
- a CDS encoding siderophore ABC transporter substrate-binding protein, which produces MMKKRLFTLFATLFFGMASADTLTINTARGEVSLKTPIQTVAVFDLATADTLQALDVPIAGLPERTFTKYLAPLHAHAKSVGTVFEPNLEALAELNPDLIIVASRSSSKLSEVQKVSQSIDLTDKGADLLSDARNRIHTLGKIFQKEAQAQKLDDQLSQLIDETRAAVKDKGKTLMVMVNGNKLSTFGPKSRFGWIFNNLGITPADNDNVDATHGQPISNEYIQKVNPDWLIVLDRSAAIGEEGQAAAQTLNNPLVASTTAWKKGQVIYLDGASYVASGGYTQITQDLKNIKNAYSQAQ; this is translated from the coding sequence ATGATGAAAAAAAGATTATTTACCCTTTTTGCGACTTTATTTTTTGGCATGGCTAGTGCCGACACCCTAACGATTAACACGGCCAGAGGTGAAGTAAGCTTAAAGACACCTATCCAAACAGTAGCGGTCTTTGATCTGGCTACCGCCGATACACTCCAAGCGTTAGACGTACCGATTGCTGGTTTACCAGAACGTACTTTTACCAAATATCTAGCACCTCTTCACGCTCATGCCAAAAGCGTAGGGACTGTTTTTGAACCCAATTTAGAGGCTTTGGCTGAATTAAATCCTGATCTCATTATCGTGGCATCACGTAGTAGCAGCAAGCTAAGTGAGGTTCAGAAAGTTAGTCAGAGTATTGATTTAACAGACAAAGGGGCAGACCTGCTCAGTGATGCACGTAACCGCATTCATACTTTGGGAAAAATTTTCCAGAAAGAAGCACAAGCTCAAAAATTAGATGATCAGCTCAGTCAACTCATTGATGAAACACGTGCAGCGGTCAAAGATAAAGGCAAAACACTCATGGTAATGGTCAATGGTAACAAGCTATCTACCTTTGGTCCTAAATCTCGTTTTGGTTGGATTTTTAATAACTTGGGGATTACGCCTGCTGATAACGACAATGTCGATGCCACCCATGGTCAGCCTATTTCCAATGAATATATTCAAAAAGTCAACCCAGATTGGTTAATTGTATTGGATCGTAGTGCAGCGATTGGTGAGGAAGGTCAGGCCGCTGCACAGACTTTGAATAATCCTTTGGTAGCAAGCACGACGGCATGGAAAAAAGGACAGGTTATTTATCTGGACGGTGCATCGTATGTCGCTTCTGGGGGCTACACACAAATCACACAAGATTTAAAAAATATTAAAAACGCTTACTCTCAAGCACAATAA
- a CDS encoding prepilin peptidase gives MDNAYNTLLSYFLLYFNIEKKEHMMLTLIFFLMAFCCFLFLLPKLPYSSLPIWAWLGLPIFFIIAYFLHLPASDQILVSFLYILSLIDIQYAKLPNLYTMGLLWLGLLLKSYNPSVYLFPHLLCCSILYLSLNLINLILFKQKKKIAIGGGDIKLLCAISLWLAPHQLINVFIFCSLLSLLYSLCFRTSYIRLGPFIAAPTLCIYFFSS, from the coding sequence ATGGACAATGCCTACAACACCCTATTGTCCTACTTCTTACTCTATTTCAATATAGAAAAAAAGGAGCACATGATGCTGACACTGATTTTCTTTTTGATGGCTTTTTGTTGTTTTTTATTTCTTTTGCCCAAATTACCTTATAGCTCATTGCCAATATGGGCGTGGTTGGGGCTTCCTATATTTTTTATCATCGCTTATTTCCTGCATTTACCCGCTTCTGATCAAATACTGGTAAGCTTTTTGTACATCCTATCCCTTATTGACATCCAATACGCCAAACTTCCTAACCTATACACGATGGGTTTATTGTGGCTAGGATTATTGCTAAAAAGCTATAATCCATCCGTTTATTTATTCCCACATTTATTGTGTTGCAGTATTCTATATTTAAGCCTTAACCTTATTAATCTCATCTTGTTTAAGCAAAAAAAGAAAATCGCTATTGGAGGCGGTGATATTAAACTACTTTGTGCTATTAGCTTATGGTTAGCCCCTCACCAGCTGATCAACGTGTTTATCTTTTGTTCTTTGCTGTCACTTTTATACAGCTTGTGTTTTAGAACTTCTTATATTCGTTTGGGCCCCTTTATTGCAGCACCCACATTATGCATTTACTTTTTTTCATCCTGA